The following is a genomic window from Lysinibacillus sp. JNUCC-52.
CTTGGATAGTTTGATCTGCACTTGCAGTTAACTCAGCTGCTGAAGCACTTACTTGAGCTGTATTTTGACTAACATTCGTAATTAAGCCTTTTAAATTTTGCGCCATTTGATTAAAGGCAAGGGCTAAATCACCAACTTCATCGCGATTTTTAATGCGAATTTGTTCAGCTGTTAAATCACCTTCAGCAATTTTTTGCGCAGCTTTTGCCATCCCTTTGATAGGTCGAGAAATGATAGTTCCCATAATCATGGCAATTATCAGACTAATGATGACGGCAAACACGCCAAGAGAAATCATGTTCAATTTAATAGCATCAATATCTTTTGAGGTTGCAGCTATTTTTGCTTCTACAGCTTCGCTTTGATAGTTAGCTAGATTTTCAACACGTTCATCGAATTGTTTAAGAATAAGTCGCCCTTGAGTGCTGTCCAATTTCTCGTATTGTTCTGTTTCGCCAGCATCCTTTAAAGAAAACATACGATCAGCAAATTGCTGAACATTTTGTTCACTTTTATTGACAGCCTCTAATAATTCAATTGATTTTTTTGAATCTAATGTTGCCATTAAACTTTCGGATTTTACTTTAAATTCTTCACGAGCGGATTCATTACCATCACGATTTTGTTTATCTCCAAGTAAAAGATATCCACGCATACTTACAATTTCCTGTTTTGCAATTACTCTAAGCTCTTGAATGCTAATAGATTTTTGGGTTTGTTCTTCGAGTAACTCTTGATAAGTGCCATTTACTGAATTAAGCTGCTTAAAGTTTAACGCTATCGTGCCAATTAAAACTAAAATAACAATAAAAAAACCGAGAATTAATTTTTTGTAAATCGTAAATCGCATGTATTGTAAGTCCCTTCCTAGTAATTTAGTAGAAATGTTACAAAAAAGTGAAATATGTATATATACTTATTTATAGCAGATTATATGTATTTTAAAAAGCATTATGAGTTTATTCATAGTGAAAAATATGAAATAAGAGGGAATTTAGTTACAGGATGGGTTTGTAAAGGTGGAATTTTTTGCACTATCTATTATGTCTTTAACTATGAAGAAGCAACTAAATGACATGATAAAAAAGGCAATTTTGAAACCTAATTGCTGGAAGTTACGTAAATACAATTAACGATAAACGAGGATGTGGAGCAATGTATAGACCCGTTATAAAATTACCGAAAACAAGGTATGAAAAAATTTTGAACGTCATTGGTGGCGGATTATTTATTGTCTCCATCATATTTATTATTTCTCAGTGGAGCGCCCTACCTGAAGAAATTCCAGCACATTTTAATGGTGCGGGAGAAGTGGATCGATGGGGATCGAAAATAGAATTGTTCATTTTACCAGGTATCGGCATTTTTTTATGGATATTTCTAGGACTTATTGAGAAGGCACCACATATGCACAATTATCCAGCGCGCTTAAATAAGGATAACGTTCAGGCATTTTATTTAAATAGTCGTAAATTATGTAATGAAATGAAAAACTTTTGCTTAATGTTATTTGCAGTCATTTCTTGTGAAATGGTACTTGTTGCATTAGGGAAGACAGATGGAGTAGGATGGTGGTTCTTGCCCCTTGTACTCATAGGCACAGGTATTCCAATCGCTAAAGGCTTAATTGCTGCATCGAAAATTAAGTAATCGGCAGGGAATTGAAAACGAAAGAAGAATAACTTAGATAATTACAAATACAGGAGGTCGTATTTTGCTACTATTCTTTTGATTTCTAGCAACTATCTAATAACTAAATAAATTAGGAGTTGGTAGAGAATGATTTATAAAAATTCACTAGAAGGTATTTCTTCAAATATGTTAAAAGGTTTTTTTGTAGGTTGGCCGAGTCCACCTAATCCACAAACACATTTACGCTTGCTGGAGAACAGCAGTAAATTCATTTTGGCGATTGATGAAAATACAAATGAAGTAATAGGGTTTATTACTGCGATAAGTGATGGCGTTCTGTCTGCTTACATTCCATTACTCGAGATATTACCACAATATAAAAACAAAGGTATTGGCAAGGAGTTAGTAAGACGAATGTTGAAAGAACTCGATCATCTTTATATGATCGACTTATGCTGTGATGATGACCTCGTACCTTACTATGAAAAATTCGGCATGACTAAAACAAATGGAATGGTTTATAGAAACTATAAAATGCAATCTGGAAATGATTAAAAGGTGAGAACGCTTGAGAAATTGTTCAAGCGTTTTTTTGTCTATTATGTTGTGGGCATGGAATTAGCGTTAAAGTAAATATTTTGTGATAAATTTAGTGTAAATAAATACAGAAGGGTGCTGAAATAATGCAGAAGAAATTTAAATTAAAGGATGGACTCTCTATTACAGTTCATCATTTGCCAGACAATATGGTATTAGAGGGGATTTCGGATGTAGGACACGCACCTTACGACCGTATTATATCTTTTGTGTTTACAATTAATGAACTGTTAACGTATTTAAAAAGCACGCTTAAACAGAACTTGTTGGCAGAGCAAGGCTATTTATTTTTTGTTTATCCGAAAAAAAATAATAAAAAATATAAAGAGTATATTCATCGAGACGATATTTTCCCAGCCATTCAGGTGGACGAGGCGAAATATATTGCTGGGAGTGACTATAAATTTTCAAGTTTGATGTCATTGGATGATACGTTTTCTATTGTAAGTATTAAACGAGATGCAAAGGGAAGAGGGAAGAAAAAGACAGCAAGTAGTCAATGTGTAGGTGACTACGAAAGTATGGTTCCATTATTGCGAGGTGAACTTGCAGAAAATCCAATTGATGTAGCCTTTTATGATGCATTAACACCAGGCTATCAAAAGGATTGGGCTCGCTACATTTATAGTGCGAAAAAGCAAGAAACACAGCTAGCACGTTTAATGGAGATGCGTGAACTTACAAGGGCTGGCTTTAAAACGAAGGAGCACTATCGAAAAGCGAAAGCAGAGGGCCAAGTATAGGGAAATTTCCA
Proteins encoded in this region:
- a CDS encoding DUF1648 domain-containing protein; the encoded protein is MYRPVIKLPKTRYEKILNVIGGGLFIVSIIFIISQWSALPEEIPAHFNGAGEVDRWGSKIELFILPGIGIFLWIFLGLIEKAPHMHNYPARLNKDNVQAFYLNSRKLCNEMKNFCLMLFAVISCEMVLVALGKTDGVGWWFLPLVLIGTGIPIAKGLIAASKIK
- a CDS encoding methyl-accepting chemotaxis protein, which translates into the protein MRFTIYKKLILGFFIVILVLIGTIALNFKQLNSVNGTYQELLEEQTQKSISIQELRVIAKQEIVSMRGYLLLGDKQNRDGNESAREEFKVKSESLMATLDSKKSIELLEAVNKSEQNVQQFADRMFSLKDAGETEQYEKLDSTQGRLILKQFDERVENLANYQSEAVEAKIAATSKDIDAIKLNMISLGVFAVIISLIIAMIMGTIISRPIKGMAKAAQKIAEGDLTAEQIRIKNRDEVGDLALAFNQMAQNLKGLITNVSQNTAQVSASAAELTASADQTIQATEQITSAMQEVASGSEAQGKNATESSQAMKNMTNGIQQLASTTAAVSELAIETNTEANKGNESLHRVITQMDTINTAVLESANVVKNLGNHSVEIGNIISIITDIAEQTNLLALNAAIEAARAGDHGRGFAVVADEVKKLAEQSKKSAEQIAGLISEIQQETNRAVTVMDTGTQEVQVGMKVVKVAEEGFSKIVDLIEQVSKQIQEATTVSEEMSSSAEQIYASFDEIATIAQTSSSNLQNVASASEEQLATIEEVAASAATLSTMAEELQTQVSRFKVQ
- a CDS encoding GNAT family N-acetyltransferase, which gives rise to MIYKNSLEGISSNMLKGFFVGWPSPPNPQTHLRLLENSSKFILAIDENTNEVIGFITAISDGVLSAYIPLLEILPQYKNKGIGKELVRRMLKELDHLYMIDLCCDDDLVPYYEKFGMTKTNGMVYRNYKMQSGND
- a CDS encoding YdeI/OmpD-associated family protein, with the translated sequence MQKKFKLKDGLSITVHHLPDNMVLEGISDVGHAPYDRIISFVFTINELLTYLKSTLKQNLLAEQGYLFFVYPKKNNKKYKEYIHRDDIFPAIQVDEAKYIAGSDYKFSSLMSLDDTFSIVSIKRDAKGRGKKKTASSQCVGDYESMVPLLRGELAENPIDVAFYDALTPGYQKDWARYIYSAKKQETQLARLMEMRELTRAGFKTKEHYRKAKAEGQV